A stretch of DNA from Nerophis ophidion isolate RoL-2023_Sa linkage group LG18, RoL_Noph_v1.0, whole genome shotgun sequence:
atatctgtatttaattgttcaatatcttgatttatatctacttcctttaaagttatgtcggtaatttccctaaatttcccccagtcaccatgattatacttctatcttccttctatcctagtgctttctgtcctatgatttatgtttatgtgaatgaagattggatagtgatcacttcccattgtgctgtatttatttacttcccactccacctttcctgctaacccttgtgacactagtgttaaatctattgctgtttctttacccgtgacgacatctaaccttgttcccgacccattattcacacacaccagttctttttcctccaaaagtgcttccaatgtatccccattccagtcatccctttcaccccacattgtgctatgtgcattaaagtcaccacaccaaataatattgccactccagtgctcgattattgtttctagttggtgaatttctaatttcttgcatggattatagaagtttagtactttgtatctttctttattattccatacttctactcctactatctctagttcttgctttacttttaatattgaataatgcatatcttccttaataaatatggcacatcctcctccttgcccatcattcctatctttacgtatcgttatatatccttttattataaagtttaattttggcttcagccatgtttcttgaatacatattatatgtggtttatttttcatattattaatatatccctttaattcctgtccgtttgctatcaaacttctggcattccactgaacaattaacatggcgttggattgtggtaacatgactcggtctcgtctactctctgtagctcaccttgcacctgttcccaggatagttcttttaaatttaaaaactttgctgctgctttgacaattattttgattttctcagtcttgtttctagcctgttctgtacaatttattacgtaagccaggaatacaactagtttgtccatggaaattcctgtatttgctgcctcttgttttttttatttcgtgaactattttcacttctgtcctgttctgcactttcttgatttcttattttaactgcctctgcgtatgtaatatttctttcaactctgatttgctgtacttctgttgcctgttttcttatgatgcagcccccataagctgctgtgtgattcctgcacaattacaacacttgacctgttcattttctccacattgtccatattcatgctctcctccacaccgtccacatctcatcttagcatgacaaacactagctatgtgcccatagcattggcacttgaaacaacgtactgggggtggcacgtaagctctaacatagaagcttagatacccaatcatgattctctctggtaggacctcctctgcaaattgcactagcacggattcgctctcagtcttttcaccgttcctaaatgccatcattcttttcatcatagtgacagttcctccttttatttcttttttcagatcatctaaattttctcctcttgggattcctgtcacgactcctcttgccccctttcgttctcccacttcaatttttttcctttattattttgttgcacagtttttgcaatcgcattactttgttcttttgctctccatttttgcatttaatcaacagccgtccgtccctgagcaccttcgctatctccacctctccaatgtccttctttaatcccttaaccagtgtcataaAACTAATGtaattcatatcttggtttgatttaaatatataaattatcttatattcatctaccataacccttttcctcttatcaatgtcttcatgcactcttttagcactcgactttccttcactccctcctctccccttctttcctctctcccctctagtcctatccatttccatactatcctcatacatcccgtcactatccccttccatctcgatccagtcacaaaacagcttatgctcaaccgccaaaacagatttagacagtctcgccgccgccaaattcactccaaatgtttggtagttccgcgtctctccttccggaagcCTCCACCAATGGTCTCCGACTCTGGCCGCGGTGTGGAGAATTTTGATTGCTATTCTTTTTGGTTAAATGAGGGTTACCGGCAtgcaaaatgcatttttattagcacaTTCTAAAAACAAGCAGAAATGGAAAAAGAAGAGCAAAAATGCACAATGtgaagaaaaatggctaaaatgatTGGACTATTAAATAACAATAACATGTCTTTGTATAAAATATGTATAACTTCAAAACACagacacacttatatatatatatatatatatatatatgtttcccacttacataaaaaacatatgtgtacatatatgaacatatgtgtgtatatataaatatgtaaatatatatatttatacatttgtgTGCGTACATACTGTATAAACAAGtgggaaacatatatatatatatatatacatacacacatatatacacgcatatatgtgtgtgtatatatttatgcatatgtataaatatatatatatatatatatataattaatgtttcccacttacataaaaaaaaatacatatatacacgcacacacacatatatgtacatatatgtgtgtatatatatatatatatatatgtgtaaatatatatgtttatacatatgtgaGCGTACATACTGTATAAACAAGTGggaaccatatatatatacatacatatatatatacacacacatatatacgcgcatacatatgtgtatatatatttatacatgtgtgcatatatactgcATAAACAAGTgggaaacatatacatatatatacacacatatatatattaatatataagtatatctatatatatatatataatgtttcccacttacataaaaaaatatacgtgtgtacatatatgaaCATATGTGTAGTGACGACTATGACTGGTTAAATATGGATTAGCAATCACTTCAGGGTGTCGGGTCAGGACAGCAATTATTCATTCAGGTGAGCGCAGGAGAAATAATAGATTGTCCAAGTCCAGATTTGCAGGTTCAATTGTATATTGAGTTGTTcgtttgcatttgtgtatgtgtgtggtttcctaaacaaacaaatacaattattgtaaattaactgaagtgaCCACAATACAATTACATATAGGCACAAGCATGCAACATGGCTGTTAAATATACATTACTTAGCTGTGTATACACAGTTTACATAAATCCAAAGAATTTGAACATCCCAGCCCTAAGTAATGTAATACTTACTAGAATGTAAATAGCATCACAACAATAATTCTAAATTGTCAATTGGggctaacaaacatgtccaatgctacaaacaggccccaatcagggtatgatatttagctagcagttagcttgtgaacctgatgccaaacagccattagacaacaataaaactgaccaaatgagttgcaatatagttttaagcacaaaacaggttatattaaagtgtatataaagtaactcactttgtattgacgcacactgtcaattaaacaaatgacatcgaagttcaccgtaactttcagagcttgctgatatagtgatgtgttcaatgccccctccagtgtcgtaaaagtgaactacactcaagcaactcaatgacacaaaaagaaaacaagcgtttCAGAGACAGTCTTTTGTACAGCCGCCCCCAAATTGGTGTACCAATTTGTCCACTAGGTGCTTATATTGTCCTAAGGTAAAGCTGGCAACTTGATGAGACGAACAACTGGGCGAGTGTAGGTTCGGTCCTTAACCTGAATCACAGCTGTCCTCACTCGGCCATCTGCTCCAGGAATAACATTCTTCACAGTCCCTATTTGCCAAAGAGCTCTCGGCGTTTGCTGATCAATGATAAGAACTACTGTCCCAACAGTAATGTCATCCTTTTCAGTTAACCATTTCTGTCTGGCTTGTAAGGTGGGGAGGAAGTGTTTGATGTAATGCTTCCAGAAGTGATCAGCTAAAACTTGCGAATGACGCCATCTTTTTCTGGTCAGCAGTTCTGACTCAGGGTAGACCACTTGAGGGAGTGAAGAGTCTGGCCGCCCCATCAACAAGCAGTTGGGCGTGACAGGATCCGGGTCCGCGAGGTCGGAGGAGACATAACCTAATGGCCTTGAGTTGAGGATTCCCTCTACTTCAATAAGGACTGTCATTAACACTTCCTCTGGCACAGTCTGAGCTCCCAAAGTGGTACGGAGGGCGTTCTTTACAGATCTCACTTCTCGTTCCCAAGAACAACCAAAGTGTGGAGCATTAGGTGGATTGAAACGGAAAAAAATCTGTTCAGCTGCAAGTTGGTCTTTAACTGCAGGTTCTAAGGCACAGAAGGCTTCATGCAGTTCCTTACTTCCTCCTTTGAAATTGGTTCCCTGGTCTGAGAGAAGTTCATAGGGTTTCCTTCTGCGAGCAATAAAACGTCTGAGTGACATCAAGAAAGAATCGGTATCCATGTTGGGTAGAAGATCGAGGTGGATAGCACGAGTAGTGAGACGCTTGTACAGGATGCCCCACCTTTTCTCTGTATGTCGTCCTACTTTAACATGCATAGGTCCAAAACAGTCGACACCGGTCGAGTAGAATGCAGGTCGGAAAAGCCTCAAACTAGAAGGTGGTATATCAGCCATTCTTGGTACTTGTGGTCTGCTTCTCCACCTTTTGCAGTCCACACAGTTGTGCTGGTACTTCCTAACAGCTTCTCTGCCCCTCAGTATTCAGTATTTTCTGCGCAGCTCTGCAAAAACACGCTCTGCTCCAGGATGATGCAGCTTGGTGTCATATTGCTGAATTAGAAGCTTGGATACTGGGTGCGAGGATGACAGAAGAATGGGATGCAGCACTTCCTGGCTGAGGCTGTCACATCTTCTAAGCCTACCTCCAACACGGATCAAGCCTGATGACTCATCATATTCAGGAGCTAAGGTTAGCAATCTACTGTTAGATGAGAGCGGCTTAGCAGATTTGAGCAGTGATACTTCTTCAGGAAAGGTCTCCATTTGTGCATGCCTCAGGAGGGTCAATTCTGCTTCATGGTAGTCACCAGCGGTGAGTTGTGTGTTGTCGGCCGCCCCGTGTAACTTCCGTGTGGTTGCCTCCAAAAGATCTTGAAATGTTTTAAACTGCAGGATGTCAGCTATATTTGAATCAGTTGAGCTGGCTGTAAAACCACAAAACACAGTCCTCCTCAGTTCATCATTTTCTTTGGGGCCTGAATCAGCTGGTGCTTTAGGCCACTTGTCAGATGGCTGTAGGAGAAAGGAAGGTCCATGACTCCATCGGCTCACTCCTATGAGCTGAGTCAGTGTTTTCCCCCTTGTGATATCATCTGCTGGGTTAGAGGCTGAGTCAATGTAGTGCCAGGCTCTAATGTCGGTGAGTTCTTGTATCTCTGCAACTCTTGTACCTACAAACACTTTATATCTGCAGGAGTCAGACTGCAGCCAGTTGAGGACTGTGGTAGAATCAGTCCAGTATACCACCCCTTGGATCTTGATCGTGAGCTCTTTAATTAGTACTGAACCTAACTGCGCCCCTGTTAAGGCTCCACACAGTTCGAGTCTGGGTATGGAAAGTTGCTTTT
This window harbors:
- the LOC133536902 gene encoding uncharacterized protein LOC133536902 isoform X2, which produces MADIPPSSLRLFRPAFYSTGVDCFGPMHVKVGRHTEKRWGILYKRLTTRAIHLDLLPNMDTDSFLMSLRRFIARRRKPYELLSDQGTNFKGGSKELHEAFCALEPAVKDQLAAEQIFFRFNPPNAPHFGCSWEREVRSVKNALRTTLGAQTVPEEVLMTVLIEVEGILNSRPLGYVSSDLADPDPVTPNCLLMGRPDSSLPQVVYPESELLTRKRWRHSQVLADHFWKHYIKHFLPTLQARQKWLTEKDDITVGTVVLIIDQQTPRALWQIGTVKNVIPGADGRVRTAVIQVKDRTYTRPVVRLIKLPALP